A window from Bacillota bacterium encodes these proteins:
- a CDS encoding DUF433 domain-containing protein — MDLLERITVDPSVCHGKACIKGTRIPVSVILDN, encoded by the coding sequence ATGGATTTACTGGAGCGTATTACAGTTGATCCTTCTGTTTGTCACGGGAAGGCCTGCATTAAAGGAACAAGGATTCCTGTCAGCGTTATCTTGGACAAC
- a CDS encoding DUF433 domain-containing protein, with the protein MIERISIDPAVCHGQACIKGTRIPVHQIISMLANGDTIEELLEEYPPLKREDILACLEYAALLAEEQIIPFEAMNKQ; encoded by the coding sequence TTGATTGAGCGTATTTCCATTGACCCTGCTGTCTGCCACGGGCAGGCTTGTATAAAAGGAACACGTATTCCTGTGCACCAGATTATTAGTATGCTGGCAAACGGGGATACCATTGAGGAATTGTTAGAGGAATACCCTCCCCTTAAAAGGGAAGATATTTTGGCATGCCTTGAATATGCTGCTTTACTTGCGGAAGAACAAATTATCCCGTTTGAGGCTATGAATAAGCAATGA
- a CDS encoding AbrB/MazE/SpoVT family DNA-binding domain-containing protein, translating into MTIPSELVKKMNLRPGDKLEIEEKDGRIILTPVVVIPRDQMWFYSKEWQQGEARVDKDIREGKVRTASTKEELFNDLGLGE; encoded by the coding sequence ATCACCATACCCAGTGAGCTGGTCAAGAAAATGAACCTTCGTCCGGGTGACAAACTGGAGATTGAGGAGAAGGATGGCCGTATCATTCTAACACCTGTGGTTGTCATTCCAAGAGACCAAATGTGGTTTTACTCAAAGGAATGGCAGCAGGGTGAAGCCCGCGTGGACAAAGATATCAGGGAAGGAAAGGTTAGGACAGCATCCACCAAGGAAGAACTGTTTAATGACCTGGGGCTGGGTGAATGA
- a CDS encoding type II toxin-antitoxin system VapC family toxin, producing the protein MIMIDQEPVFNRFVVDTNIVVYTLKGVQEIVDVMEKLEDDNIEVYYSTIVEAELFSFHELTQEQRIKIRGILDLGQIIDVDSEVALKAAELRALSRKTYQRKLKLPDAIVAATAFLCSAVLITRNVEDFSHLRGHGMHIWNPFERLTQE; encoded by the coding sequence ATGATAATGATCGACCAGGAACCAGTATTCAATAGGTTTGTAGTTGATACTAACATCGTTGTTTATACCCTTAAAGGGGTTCAAGAGATAGTCGACGTCATGGAAAAATTAGAGGACGATAACATCGAAGTTTATTATTCGACAATAGTTGAAGCAGAATTATTTTCATTTCACGAACTAACGCAAGAACAAAGGATCAAGATCAGAGGCATTTTGGACCTTGGACAAATAATTGATGTAGATTCTGAAGTCGCTTTAAAAGCTGCCGAACTTCGCGCTTTAAGCAGAAAAACTTATCAGCGTAAGCTCAAATTGCCGGATGCCATTGTCGCAGCTACGGCTTTTTTGTGCTCGGCTGTTCTAATTACACGTAATGTTGAAGACTTCAGCCATCTACGTGGCCATGGTATGCACATTTGGAATCCGTTTGAACGGCTAACTCAAGAATGA